The Jiangella sp. DSM 45060 genome contains the following window.
CGAGGACGCCAACCCGGGCGTCACCGTCGAGTACGTCCCCTACAAGGCCGACGAGTACGACACCATCCTGCGCACCGGCCTGGGCGACGCCAGCGGGCCGGACGTCGCGCAGTTGCGGTCGTACGGGCTGCTCCAGCCGCTGGTCGCGTCCGAGAGCCTGGTCCCGCTGGACGACGAGGTCGAGGCGCTGGCCGACTTCCCGGACGAGGTGATGGACGGCGCCCGCGGCGTCGCCGACGGCCAGGTGTACGGGGTGCCGTTCGCGCTGCAGACGCTGCACGTCATCTACAACAAGGCGCTGTTCGACGAACACGGCCTCACGCCGCCGCAGACGTGGGACGACATGATCGCGGCGTTCACCGCGCTGCAGACCGCCGGGGTCACGCCGCTGGCGGCCACCGTCGCGGACACCTGGATGCTGCCGATCCAGCACGAGATCTTCGGCGCCAGCACCTACGGCGGCTACGACTACCTCGACCAGATGCTCACCGGTCAAACGGACTTCACCGGTCAGCCGTGGGTCGATTCGATGACGACCTGGCAGGGCACAAGCGAGTTCTGGGCGCCGCAGTTCCAGGGCGTGACGTACGCCGACGCGCAGGCGCTGTTCACCTCCGGCCAGGCGGCGATGTTCCCCGGCGGCATCTGGGAGCTGGCCGTGTTCGCGCAGGCCAACCCCGACCTCGAACTGGGCATCTTTAACGTGCCGCCGCCGCCCGGCGCCGCCGTCCAGGAGACGCTGGTGCCCGGCTACGTCGACGGCTCGTTCGGCGTCTCGGCGGCGTCGCCGGACCAGGAGGCCGCGCTCGACCTCGTCCGCTGGATGGCGTCGGAGGAGTTCGGCCAGGCGTTCACCGACGAGCTGCGCCAGATCAGCGCGGTGCCCGGCGTCGAGCCGGCCGACGAGCTGCTGGCCGAGGCGCTGGAGGCGCACCTGGCGCACCCGAGCCCGTACGTCACGTACGCCTACTTCTCCAGCGACCAGCCGACAGCGTGGGACCTCGCCTCCGAGGCGCTGTCCGACTTCGTCCTCGGCGGGTCCACCGCCGAGGAGGCCGCCGGTCACATCCAGCAGGGCGTCGGCCAGTGGTTCGAACCGCAGTCGTGACGTCCGGGCCGCGGCGGCCGGCGCGCTATCGCGCCGGCCGCACCGGCCTGGGCTGGATCGCCGGCTTCACGCTGCCGGCGCTGCTGCTGTACGGCCTGCTCATCGTCGTGCCGCTGGTGACGGCGTTCTACTACGGGTTCTTCCACTGGGAGGGCACGCAGCGGGCCGGGTTCGCGGGCCTGGGCAACTACCAGGAGGTGCTGACCCGGTACCCGCTCGGCGACGAGATCCCGGTCGCGCTCTGGCACAACGTGCTGTTCTTCGTGGGCACGATGGCGATCCAGAACACCGTCGGCCTCGGTCTCGCGCTGCTGCTCTACCGCAACCCGCGGTGCAAGCGGTTCTTCCAGACGGTGTTCTCGCTGCCGTACCTGA
Protein-coding sequences here:
- a CDS encoding ABC transporter substrate-binding protein — encoded protein: MIGRRSGALALLGTLTLGLVACSPSASEGDSGTSGDGDEVTLEVWGWRQEDVAAYDKIFQLYEDANPGVTVEYVPYKADEYDTILRTGLGDASGPDVAQLRSYGLLQPLVASESLVPLDDEVEALADFPDEVMDGARGVADGQVYGVPFALQTLHVIYNKALFDEHGLTPPQTWDDMIAAFTALQTAGVTPLAATVADTWMLPIQHEIFGASTYGGYDYLDQMLTGQTDFTGQPWVDSMTTWQGTSEFWAPQFQGVTYADAQALFTSGQAAMFPGGIWELAVFAQANPDLELGIFNVPPPPGAAVQETLVPGYVDGSFGVSAASPDQEAALDLVRWMASEEFGQAFTDELRQISAVPGVEPADELLAEALEAHLAHPSPYVTYAYFSSDQPTAWDLASEALSDFVLGGSTAEEAAGHIQQGVGQWFEPQS